The nucleotide sequence ACCGTGGGACATGGAAAGGGGAGGGGAGCCGGCAGGGGCCGCAGGGCGCGGCGGGCGCGAAAGCGGGCAATGATACGGGGGCCGCAGGGGCCGTGGCGTCGGCCGATACCGCGATGTGGGAAGCGCGGTAAACGCACCGTAAAGGGGCATCGGCGGCCTTCGGCGAGGGCCGGGGCCGGCGGCGACAATCGCGCCGTGCTGCCCGTCTTTCTCGTTACCTTTCCCTTCTTCGCGTTGATCGCCGCCGGCTACGGCGCCGCCCGTGCCCGCATCCTCCCGCTCGATGCGATCCCCGGCCTCAACAGCTTCGTCCTCTACTTCGCGCTGCCCTGCATGCTGCTGCGCTTCGGCGCCGGCACGCCGATCGGGCAACTGCTCGACGGCAGCGTCGCGCTGGTCTGGGGCCTGAGCGCGCTGGCGGTGGTGGGCGGCGTGGTGGCGTTCACGCGCAATGCGCGCATCGGCTGGAACGACGCCGCCTTCGGCGCGCTGGTGGCGGCCTTCCCGAACACCGGCTTCATGGGCGTGCCGCTGCTGGTGGCCATCCTCGGCGCGCAGGCGGCCGGGCCGATGATCATCACGATCGCCTTCGACCTCGTGGTCACCTCCTCGCTGTGCATCGCGCTGTCGCGGCTCGACGGCGCAGGCCCGGGTGGCGCGCACCACGGGCCGCGGCAGGCCGCGCGCCAGGCGCTGCGCGGCATCCTCGTCAATCCGATGCCGTGGTCGATCCTGCTCGGCGTGCTGCTGTCGGCCGCGCGCTGGAAGTTGCCGGGCCCGGTGGAGCGCACGGTCGCGATGCTGGCCGACGCCGCCTCGCCGGTGGCTTTGTTCACCATCGGCGCGGTGCTCGCGCGTTCGGCGCTGGTGGCGCGCGAGCATGGCGCGAGCGCGGCCGTGGCCCAGGCCATGGGCAGCGGCGCGCGGCCCCTGCCGAAGGCGCCGCTGGCCGACGTGCTGCCGGTGGTGCTGGTGAAACTGCTCGCGCACCCGCTGCTGGTGTGGGGGCTGGGGCTCGCGGCGATCGCGCTGGGCCTGCCGCTGTCGTGGCCGGCGCTGGTGGCGATCGTGCTGGTGGCGGCGTTGCCGAGCGCGAGCAACGTGTCGATGCTGGCCGAGCGCTTCGGCGCCGACAACGGGCGCATCGCACGCATCATCCTGTGGACGACGGTGGCGGCCTTCTTCAGCTTTCCGCTGGCGGTGGGGCTGCTGAAGTGACGCCGGCTACGGCGTCAGCACGCCGAGCTTGAACGGATCGGCATCGGGCAGGCGCTCGCACTTCGAGAAATCGCGGCCCTGCGTGCCGTCGCAATAGAAGGCGTTGTAGATGCGGCCGAACAGCGAAGGGCTGGCGGTGAACAGCACGCCATGCTCGGGCTGCCAGTGGTCGTTCGCGCCGCGGCCGTCGGCCGAGGCCTCGATCACCTTGGGCGCGCTGGCGCCCGTCGTGAAATCGGCCGGTGTCCTGTGCGCATCGTCGCGCCAGCGCACCGCGAGCTCGGCCGCCGTGGGCCGCGCCGCCACCGGCAGCATCAGGCCGGTGACCTGGAAGCCGTCGCTGAAGCGGTGCGTCTTGCCCGCGAGGAAGGCGTAGGCGCAGGCCGCCATGCACTGGCCGCGCACCTCGGTCTCGACGCCGCTCGCGCGGATCGCGTCGGCGAAGGCGCCGGCCGCCTCGGCGGTGCCGCCGAAGGAGTCCTCCAGCACCACGGTGCGCACCGTGCCGCTGTTGAGATGGTCGATGAAGCTGGCGAGCTCGCTGCCGTCGAGCATGCCCGAGACCAGCAGCAGCCGGCCCTGGCGTTCGATCTCGGCGGCGTGCGCGGTGACGGGTGCGAGCACCAGGAGGCAGGCCCAAGCGGAGGCCGCGACGGACAGAATCCCACTTGCGAAATGGAGCGGTTTCACGAGCGACCTTTGCCTTCAGGAGAGCGGGCTCGATGGGCGCCCGGGGCCCGGAGGAGCGCGTCGTTGCGGACCCCTCCACGGAGTCTTTTGCAGCGGCGCGCGCGCGGCGTCAACTCTTTTTTCAGAGTTTTTCCCGTCCGACATGCCGGCCGTAAGACATAGCTATCCGATACCACTTCGGATGAATGCTTGAGTTCGCATTTGCGCTGCTAAAGTGGGCCGCAGACCGGAAGATGGCATGGGAGCTCGCACGATGATGGCAACACTGTTTCGAATTCTCTTGTGGCTGGCCTGGCTCGCCGGCGCGGCCTGGCTCTGGCAGGCCGGCAAGCTCGGCACCGCCTCGGCGCTGGCGCTCGGCGCGCTGAGCCTGGTGGTGTTCGCCTGGCCCGGCAGCGTCGCGCGGCGGCGCCATGCGGACCGCGAACTGCGCTATGTCGAGATGGGCAAGGAGCCGATGAGCCTGCACTGAGCGCGGGCCCATGGCGACGAGGTTCAGATCCCCTGCGGATCGACGTCGATCAGCCAGCGGATCACGCCCTTGCCCGCGGGCGTGCGCCGCAACGCATGCAGCTGCGGCTGCCACAGCGCGAGCATGCGCTGCAGCGCGGCGCGCGAATGGCTCTCCAGCAGCATTTGCGCGCGCTCCACGTTGGCCACGCGCTGGATCGCCAGCGGCACCGCCGGATAGCGCATCACCTGTGCCGCCCCCTCCAGTCCATCGGCCGCGGCGCTCGCCGCGTTGAGGAAGGCCTGCGCCGCCTCCTGCGTGCGCGCATCGGCGCGCACCAGCGCCTGGTAGGCGAAGGGCGGCATCGCGGCGGCCTGCCGCTCCTCGAGCTGCTGCGCCGCGAAGGCCGGGTAGTCGTGCCGGCGCAGCGCCTGGAACAGCGGATGTTCCGCGTGGTGCGTCTGGATCCACATCTCGGCCGTGCTGCCCTGCGTGGCCAGGTAGGCGGCATCGCGGCCCGCGCGGCCGGCCGACTGCATCAGCAGGCTGAACAGCCGCTCGGGCGCGCGGAAGTCGCTCGAGAACAGCGCGCCGTCGGGGTTCACCGCGGCTACCAGCGTGATGCGGCGGAAGTCGTGGCCCTTGGCGATCATCTGCGTGCCGACCAGAACGTCGACCTCGCCCGCGTGCACGGCCGCGAGCTGCGATTCGAGCGCGCCCTGCTTCTTCGTGCTGTCGGCATCGATGCGCGCGATGCTCACGGCGCTGCCGTCGGGCCGCTTCACGGCCGAGAACAGCTCGGCCAGGTGCTCCTCGAGCCGCTCGGTGCCGCGGCCCACGGGCGCGATGTCGAGGTTGCCGCAGACCGGGCAGGCACGCGGCACGCGTTCGGTGTGGCCGCAGTGGTGGCAGCGCAGCGTGCGGTCGATCTTGTGGAACACGCGGTAGGCGCTGCAGTGCGGGCACTCGCTCTTCCAGCCGCAGTCGCCGCAGGCCAGCACCGGCGCATAGCCGCGCCGGTTGAGGAAGATCATGCTCTGCTCGCCGCGCGCGATGCGCTGGCCGATGGCGTCGAGCAGCTTGGCCGACAGCACGGTCTTCGCGGGCTGCAGCGTCATGTCGACCAGCCGCACCGTGGGCAGCTCGCCCGCGCCGATGCGCGAGGGCATGGCCAGCCGCACGTAGCGCCCGCCGGGGTCGCCGTCGGCCGGCGGGCGGCTCTGGTGCCAGCTCTCGAGCGAGGGCGTGGCCGAGCCCAGGATCACCTTGACCTTCTCGCGGTGGCCGCGCCACACGGCGAGGTCGCGCGCCGAATAGCGCGCGCCTTCCTGCTGCTTGTAGCTCGGGTCGTGCTCCTCGTCGACCACGATCAGCGCCAGGCCCGGCATCGAGGCGAACACCGCCATGCGCGTGCCCAGCACGATGCGCGCGGCGCCCGCGTGCGCCGCCAGCCAGCTCGCGAGGCGCTGCGGGTTGGTCATGCCGCTGTGCAGCGACACCACCGCCTGCGCGCCGAAGCGCGCCTTGAATCGGGCCTCGAGCTGCGGCGTGAGGTTGATCTCGGGCACCATCACCAGCGCCTGGGCCTCGGGCGAGCGCGCGAGCAGCGCGGCCACGCAGCGCAGGTAGACCTCGGTCTTGCCGCTGCCGGTGCTGCCGGCCAGCAGGAACGGGCCGTCCTCGGCCTCGATGCGCGCCAGCGCGGCCGCCTGCTCGGGGCTGGGCTCGACCGGGGAGGGCGTGCCGGTGTCGGCCGCGGCCTCGTCGTCGGCTCCCTTGCGCTTGAGCCGGCGCGCGAGCTGCACCGTGCTCAGGTCGCGCAGCTGCGGCGGCAGCGCCGCCAGCGCGATCTCGCCGATCGAGCGCTGGTAGTAGCGCCCGGCGAAGGCCACGAGGTCGCGCCAGGCCGGGCCCAGCGGCGCGAGCGCGTCGAGCGCGGCGGCCACCGGCTTGAGCGCCAGGTCGGGCGCGGCCAGTTCCTCGGCCGTCCGCGCCTCGGCATGCCAGACCACCCCGAGCACCTCGCGCCGGCCCAGCGGCACCCGCACCAGCGTGCCGGCCGGCAATGGCGCGTCGCCGCCATAGCTCAGCACGTCGCCCAGCGCGCTGTGCGCGGGCGTCTGCACCGCCACGTCGATGCGCCAGGGCAACGCGGCGCCGGACGTGCCCGGACTGCCGTTCGTCGGCTCGCCGAGCAGGTCTTCGCTGGGAATGGGACGGGTTGGGATGGTGTCCTCGTTGGCAGGGTTTGTTAAAGCAGTGTTGAGCAAAGTCACTTAAGTCGTTGATTTTTCAGTGCTTTGCGACCCGTCCAGGGTTTCTGTGGATAACTTTGTTGAAAACCGGGCTGGACTCGCCGCCAAGCCTTGAAAATCAAGGCTCTGGCTGGAATGCCCGCAAAAAGGGCAAAGTTCAAACTCCATATAAATCAACGACTTAGCTTCGCTATTGCTTTGGTAGCGGGGCCGCACCCGCCTAACGCAATCTTGCGCAGTGCAACACGCGTTTTGTGCATAAGTCGGTCGCCGAAGCCCGTTTTGGGCCTTGACAAAGCCGCCGCGCCGCACTCTGGCCATCTTCTTTTCCACATCCGCCATGCGGACGGGCGGCCGCGGCCGGCGGCGCGCGGGCCGTGTCAGGCGGACTGCCGCAACTGGCGCGATTGCGCGTGCACCGCCTGCACCAGCGCCGACACGTGCTCGGGCGGCGTGAACTGGCTGATGCCGTGGCCCAGGTTGAAGATGTGGGTCGGCCCGGCGGTCGCGCGGTCGGCATGCGGCGCGCCGAAGGCCTGCAGCACCTTCGCCACCTCGGCCTCGATGCGCGCGGGCGGCGCGAACAGCACGTTGGGGTCGATGTTGCCCTGCAGCGCCTTGGCCTGACCATCGCTGCCCTCGGCCACGCGGCGGCGCGCGGCGCCGAGGTTCACGGTCCAGTCCACGCCCAGCACCTGGCAGTCGAGCGCGCGCATGTCCTCGAGCCAGAGCCCGCCGCCCTTGGTGAAGACGATGCGCGGCACCGGCTGGCCGTCGGGGCCGTGGCGCTTGAGGCCCGCGAGCACGCGCGCGGTGTAGGCCAGGCTGAATTCCTGGAACGCGCCGTCGGCCAGCACGCCGCCCCAGCTGTCGAACACCATCACGGCCTGCGCGCCGGCGTCGATCTGGGCATTGAGGTAGGCGGCCACGGCGTCGGCATTGATCGCGAGCACGCGGTGCATCAGGTCGGGGCGGCCGTAGAGCATGCCCTTCACGAGCCGGTAGTCGCTCGAGCCCGCGCCCTCGACCATGTAGCAGGCCAGGGTCCATGGGCTGCCCGAGAAGCCGATCAGCGGCACGCGGCCGTCGAGCGCCTTGCGGATCGAGGCCACGGCGTCGAAGACGTAGCGCAGCTTGTCCATGTCGGGCACCTCGAGCGCGGCCACGGCGGCTTCGTCGCGCAGCGGGCGCGCGAAGCGCGGACCCTCGCCGGCCTCGAACGAGAGGCCCAGGCCCATCGCGTCGGGCACGGTGAGGATGTCGGAGAACAGGATCGCCGCGTCGAGCGGATAGCGCGCCAGCGGCTGCAGCGTGACCTCGGTCGCGTAGTCGACGTTGGTGGCCAGTCCCATGAAGCTGCCGGCCTGTGCGCGGGTGGCGACGTACTCGGGCAGGTAGCGGCCGGCCTGGCGCATCAGCCAGACGGGCGTGTGGTCGGTGGCCTGGCGCCAGCAGGCT is from Variovorax paradoxus and encodes:
- a CDS encoding primosomal protein N'; its protein translation is MPWRIDVAVQTPAHSALGDVLSYGGDAPLPAGTLVRVPLGRREVLGVVWHAEARTAEELAAPDLALKPVAAALDALAPLGPAWRDLVAFAGRYYQRSIGEIALAALPPQLRDLSTVQLARRLKRKGADDEAAADTGTPSPVEPSPEQAAALARIEAEDGPFLLAGSTGSGKTEVYLRCVAALLARSPEAQALVMVPEINLTPQLEARFKARFGAQAVVSLHSGMTNPQRLASWLAAHAGAARIVLGTRMAVFASMPGLALIVVDEEHDPSYKQQEGARYSARDLAVWRGHREKVKVILGSATPSLESWHQSRPPADGDPGGRYVRLAMPSRIGAGELPTVRLVDMTLQPAKTVLSAKLLDAIGQRIARGEQSMIFLNRRGYAPVLACGDCGWKSECPHCSAYRVFHKIDRTLRCHHCGHTERVPRACPVCGNLDIAPVGRGTERLEEHLAELFSAVKRPDGSAVSIARIDADSTKKQGALESQLAAVHAGEVDVLVGTQMIAKGHDFRRITLVAAVNPDGALFSSDFRAPERLFSLLMQSAGRAGRDAAYLATQGSTAEMWIQTHHAEHPLFQALRRHDYPAFAAQQLEERQAAAMPPFAYQALVRADARTQEAAQAFLNAASAAADGLEGAAQVMRYPAVPLAIQRVANVERAQMLLESHSRAALQRMLALWQPQLHALRRTPAGKGVIRWLIDVDPQGI
- a CDS encoding uroporphyrinogen decarboxylase; translation: MPFAPLQNDTFLRACWRQATDHTPVWLMRQAGRYLPEYVATRAQAGSFMGLATNVDYATEVTLQPLARYPLDAAILFSDILTVPDAMGLGLSFEAGEGPRFARPLRDEAAVAALEVPDMDKLRYVFDAVASIRKALDGRVPLIGFSGSPWTLACYMVEGAGSSDYRLVKGMLYGRPDLMHRVLAINADAVAAYLNAQIDAGAQAVMVFDSWGGVLADGAFQEFSLAYTARVLAGLKRHGPDGQPVPRIVFTKGGGLWLEDMRALDCQVLGVDWTVNLGAARRRVAEGSDGQAKALQGNIDPNVLFAPPARIEAEVAKVLQAFGAPHADRATAGPTHIFNLGHGISQFTPPEHVSALVQAVHAQSRQLRQSA
- a CDS encoding AEC family transporter, encoding MLPVFLVTFPFFALIAAGYGAARARILPLDAIPGLNSFVLYFALPCMLLRFGAGTPIGQLLDGSVALVWGLSALAVVGGVVAFTRNARIGWNDAAFGALVAAFPNTGFMGVPLLVAILGAQAAGPMIITIAFDLVVTSSLCIALSRLDGAGPGGAHHGPRQAARQALRGILVNPMPWSILLGVLLSAARWKLPGPVERTVAMLADAASPVALFTIGAVLARSALVAREHGASAAVAQAMGSGARPLPKAPLADVLPVVLVKLLAHPLLVWGLGLAAIALGLPLSWPALVAIVLVAALPSASNVSMLAERFGADNGRIARIILWTTVAAFFSFPLAVGLLK